One Microbacterium marinum genomic window, GCCTCCTCACGGTCGCGGACGTCGTCGGCCGCGTCATCGCCCGCCCCCAGGAGGTCGAGGTGGGAGTGGTCACCGCCCTCATCGGGGCGCCGTTCTTCATCGCCATCGTCCGCCGTCAGAAGATGAGGGCACTGTGACCGCCCTCGCGCCGCAGCGCGGCGCTCTCGAGATCGTCTCGCAGGGCAGGGCCCGTCGCCGGCGCCGCCGGATCGTCGTGACCGGCCTCCTGCTGATCGCCGTCGCCGCGGCCTACCTCATCTCTCTGATGGTGGGACAGACCTTCTACACACCCGCGGAAGTGTGGGCCGTCATCACCGGTCAGACCGTCCCGGGGGCCTCCTTCACCGTCGGCGAGCTCCGGCTGCCCCGATCGACGGTCGCCCTCCTGGCCGGCCTCTGCTTCGGCATGGGTGGCGCCGTCTTCCAGACCATGCTGCGCAACCCGCTCGCCAGCCCCGACATCATCGGGATCAACGCTGGAGCGAGCGCCGCAGCCGTCGTCGGAATCGTCTTCCTCTCCTTCGACGAGACCACCGTCTCCCTCGTCGCGACCGTCGCCGCCCTCGCCACGGCACTCACCATCTATCTGCTGGCTTTCAAGGACGGCGGTGCCGGAGCGCGATTCATCCTGATCGGGATCGGCGTGGCGGCGATGTTCAACAGCGTGGTCGCCTACGTCCTCTCCCGCGCCGCGGAGTGGGATCTCCAGGCGGCGATGCGCTGGATCACCGGCAACCTCAACGGCGCCGCGTGGAGCCAAGCCGTCCCGCTCGCGATCGCGATCGCGATCGTCGTGCCGGTGCTGCTGTGGCTCACGCGCGACCTCGAACTGCTCCGCCTCGGCGACGACACGGCATCCGCGCTCGGAGTGCCCGTCGAGCGGCGTCGGATCATGCTCATCGTGTGCGCCGTCGCACTCCTGGC contains:
- a CDS encoding iron chelate uptake ABC transporter family permease subunit codes for the protein MTALAPQRGALEIVSQGRARRRRRRIVVTGLLLIAVAAAYLISLMVGQTFYTPAEVWAVITGQTVPGASFTVGELRLPRSTVALLAGLCFGMGGAVFQTMLRNPLASPDIIGINAGASAAAVVGIVFLSFDETTVSLVATVAALATALTIYLLAFKDGGAGARFILIGIGVAAMFNSVVAYVLSRAAEWDLQAAMRWITGNLNGAAWSQAVPLAIAIAIVVPVLLWLTRDLELLRLGDDTASALGVPVERRRIMLIVCAVALLAFATAAAGPISFVAFLAGPIAARLLGPVGSPVLVAGLFGAFLVLFADLTGQYLLGMRLPVGVVTGVLGAPYLIFLLIRSSRSGGSL